The Agromyces sp. LHK192 genome includes a window with the following:
- the fgd gene encoding glucose-6-phosphate dehydrogenase (coenzyme-F420), whose translation MTLTIGYKASAEQFAPRELVELAVAAEAHGFESVAVSDHFQPWRHDGGHAPFSLAWMAAVGERTSSIRIGTSVLTPTFRYNPAVIAHAFATLGCLYPGRVMLGVGSGEALNEIATGFRGAGEQDWPEFRERFARLRESVRLMRALWNGERVSFEGEYYSTHDASIYDRPDGGVPIYIAAGGPVVAKYAGRAGDGFICTSGKGAELYVDQLMPAVTAGAEESGRGIADVDRMIEIKLSYETTREAALENTRFWSPLSLSPEQKHSITDPIEMERAADALPIEQIAKRWIVGTDPDAVAAQIGQYVDWGFNHLVFHAPGHDQRRFMELFEQDLAPRLRAMG comes from the coding sequence ATGACGCTCACCATCGGATACAAGGCCTCGGCGGAGCAGTTCGCTCCGCGCGAGCTCGTCGAGCTCGCGGTGGCGGCGGAAGCCCACGGCTTCGAGTCGGTCGCCGTCAGCGACCACTTCCAGCCCTGGCGGCACGACGGCGGCCACGCGCCGTTCTCGCTCGCCTGGATGGCCGCCGTCGGCGAGCGCACCTCGAGCATCCGCATCGGAACATCGGTGCTCACCCCGACGTTCCGCTACAACCCCGCGGTCATCGCGCACGCGTTCGCGACCCTCGGATGCCTCTACCCGGGCCGCGTGATGCTCGGCGTCGGCAGCGGCGAGGCGCTCAACGAGATCGCGACCGGCTTCCGCGGCGCCGGCGAACAGGACTGGCCGGAGTTCAGGGAGCGGTTCGCGCGCCTGCGCGAATCGGTTCGCCTCATGCGCGCGCTGTGGAACGGCGAGCGGGTCAGCTTCGAGGGCGAGTACTACTCGACGCACGACGCATCCATCTACGACCGGCCCGACGGCGGCGTGCCGATCTACATCGCCGCAGGCGGCCCCGTCGTCGCGAAGTACGCGGGCCGGGCCGGGGACGGGTTCATCTGCACCTCGGGCAAGGGCGCCGAGCTCTACGTCGACCAGCTCATGCCGGCCGTCACGGCCGGCGCGGAGGAGTCCGGCCGGGGCATCGCCGACGTCGACCGCATGATCGAGATCAAGCTGTCGTACGAGACCACGCGCGAGGCCGCGCTCGAGAACACCCGGTTCTGGTCGCCCCTCTCGCTGTCACCCGAGCAGAAGCACTCGATCACCGACCCGATCGAGATGGAACGGGCCGCCGACGCGCTGCCGATCGAGCAGATCGCGAAGCGGTGGATCGTCGGCACCGACCCCGACGCGGTCGCCGCCCAGATCGGGCAGTACGTCGACTGGGGCTTCAATCACCTCGTGTTCCACGCGCCGGGCCACGACCAGCGCCGGTTCATGGAGCTGTTCGAGCAGGACCTCGCGCCCAGACTGCGCGCGATGGGCTGA
- a CDS encoding ABC transporter ATP-binding protein, giving the protein MNGLETSRLRTARGGRLIVDDVDITVPAGRVGALLGPNGAGKSTLLHLIAGAVHPDAGSASLDGTQLGSLRRRDRARRIALAQQEVRDLPDLTVAEVVMLGRTPHLGPWAAPGEHDRTIVGECLAAAGLVGLEARRYAELSGGERQRANLARALAQQPTLLLLDEPTNHLDVRAQLAMLDLVRALADDGLTVLAALHDLGLAATYADHLIVLQHGRVVAAGASGEVLTPELIRRVWGVEAEILEHPRTGRPLVAYAGLADEPVTAASEAPTGAPAPARAPAHAPAHR; this is encoded by the coding sequence ATGAACGGCCTCGAGACCTCGCGCCTCCGGACCGCCCGCGGCGGCCGGCTCATCGTCGACGACGTCGACATCACCGTGCCCGCCGGTCGCGTCGGCGCCCTGCTCGGCCCGAACGGCGCCGGCAAGAGCACGCTCCTGCACCTCATCGCCGGAGCCGTGCACCCCGACGCGGGTTCCGCCTCGCTCGACGGCACGCAGCTCGGGTCGCTGCGCCGACGCGACCGCGCCCGGCGCATCGCCCTCGCGCAACAGGAGGTGCGCGACCTGCCCGACCTCACCGTCGCGGAGGTCGTCATGCTCGGACGCACCCCGCATCTTGGGCCATGGGCGGCCCCCGGCGAACACGACCGCACGATCGTCGGGGAATGCCTCGCCGCGGCCGGTCTCGTCGGCCTCGAGGCCCGTCGGTACGCCGAGCTGTCCGGCGGCGAACGGCAACGGGCGAACCTCGCGCGGGCGCTCGCGCAGCAGCCGACGCTGCTGCTGCTCGACGAACCGACCAACCACCTCGACGTGCGCGCCCAGCTCGCAATGCTCGACCTCGTCCGCGCACTGGCCGACGACGGGCTCACCGTGCTCGCCGCCCTGCACGACCTCGGACTCGCCGCGACCTACGCCGACCACCTGATCGTGCTCCAGCACGGCCGCGTCGTCGCGGCCGGCGCCTCCGGGGAGGTGCTCACGCCCGAGCTGATCCGGCGGGTCTGGGGCGTCGAGGCCGAGATCCTCGAGCACCCCCGCACGGGCCGCCCGCTCGTCGCGTACGCGGGCCTCGCGGACGAGCCGGTGACGGCGGCGAGCGAGGCGCCGACTGGGGCGCCGGCGCCGGCTCGCGCGCCGGCTCACGCACCGGCGCACCGCTGA
- a CDS encoding putative F420-0 ABC transporter permease subunit, with product MSRAIAAPAPHAPPPARRGGRRPARAAWAAIALIPALFAVCLAAVTVGPAGLLPTDVLASLLAHVGIGTSPLTPLQDAIVWELRLPRVATAAAVGAGLAVCGVVMQAVTRNSLADPYLLGLSSGASVGAVLVLVLGVGVFLPVAAFIGALAALVATLGLARAAGDLSPTRTVLAGLAVSAVFGAITSLVIFWSATGDSYREILNWLLGSLAGTDWTSVAISGIALVVIGIPLLASARTLDAFAFGDTAAAALGIHVARSRMLLLGATALLTGALVSVSGSIGFVGLILPHAVRLVVGTRHRALLPLSALAGAVFLVLADTGARTLFDPRELPVGILTALVGGPVFALLMLRRSGRDA from the coding sequence ATGAGTCGCGCGATCGCCGCCCCCGCCCCGCACGCGCCGCCACCGGCGCGCCGCGGCGGCCGTCGCCCGGCACGCGCGGCGTGGGCGGCGATCGCCCTCATCCCCGCCCTGTTCGCGGTCTGCCTCGCGGCGGTCACCGTCGGCCCCGCCGGGCTCCTCCCCACCGACGTGCTCGCGAGCCTGCTCGCGCACGTCGGCATCGGCACGTCGCCGCTCACGCCCCTGCAGGACGCCATCGTGTGGGAACTGCGGCTGCCCCGGGTCGCGACGGCCGCCGCCGTCGGCGCCGGACTTGCGGTCTGCGGCGTCGTCATGCAGGCCGTGACGCGCAACTCCCTGGCCGACCCCTACCTCCTGGGCCTGTCCTCCGGCGCGTCGGTCGGCGCCGTGCTGGTGCTCGTGCTCGGCGTCGGCGTGTTCCTGCCCGTCGCCGCGTTCATCGGCGCCCTGGCCGCGCTCGTCGCGACCCTCGGGCTCGCGCGCGCCGCCGGCGACCTGAGCCCCACCCGCACCGTGCTCGCCGGACTCGCCGTCTCGGCCGTCTTCGGGGCGATCACGAGCCTCGTCATCTTCTGGAGCGCGACCGGCGACAGCTACCGCGAGATCCTGAACTGGCTGCTCGGCTCCCTCGCCGGCACCGACTGGACCTCCGTCGCGATCTCGGGGATCGCCCTCGTCGTCATCGGCATCCCGCTCCTCGCCAGCGCCCGCACGCTCGACGCGTTCGCGTTCGGCGACACCGCGGCGGCGGCCCTCGGCATCCACGTCGCACGCAGCCGCATGCTCCTGCTCGGCGCGACGGCGCTGCTCACCGGCGCCCTCGTCTCGGTCAGCGGCTCCATCGGCTTCGTCGGGCTCATCCTGCCGCACGCCGTCAGGCTCGTCGTCGGCACGCGCCACCGGGCGCTGCTGCCGCTGTCGGCACTGGCGGGAGCCGTGTTCCTCGTTCTCGCGGACACCGGCGCACGCACCCTCTTCGACCCCCGCGAACTGCCCGTCGGGATCCTCACCGCACTCGTGGGCGGCCCGGTGTTCGCGCTGCTCATGCTCCGCCGGTCGGGACGCGACGCATGA
- a CDS encoding putative F420-0 ABC transporter substrate-binding protein encodes MRTRTTPALALAAMSLVAISGLAACSTTAGNASSRSASAPTDQAASSAYPLTIDNCGTEVTFEQAPRRVVTIKSSTLELLLALGLEDRIVASAFSDGPVPEAYADAADDVEVLSDKVPSQEATLALEPDLVFAGWESNLSAEGAGERDGLAALGVATYVAPAACKDPAYMPDPLTFDTVFDGFEEAGAIFGVPDAATALVDEQRAALDAIEPSVSGLTALWYSSGDDTPYVGAGIGAPQMIMAAAGLDNIAADVHDTWTSMSWEAIVAAEPDVIVLVDAPWNTAQSKIAQLESNPATAALPAVAEQRYAIVDFPSTEAGVRNVDAVASVVGQVEELDLR; translated from the coding sequence ATGCGAACCCGCACAACTCCCGCCCTGGCGCTCGCCGCCATGTCCCTCGTCGCGATCAGCGGACTCGCCGCGTGCAGCACCACCGCAGGCAACGCCTCGTCCCGGAGCGCCTCCGCGCCGACCGATCAGGCGGCCTCGAGCGCATACCCGCTCACCATCGACAACTGCGGTACCGAGGTCACGTTCGAGCAGGCGCCCCGACGCGTCGTCACGATCAAGTCGTCGACGCTCGAACTCCTGCTCGCGCTCGGCCTCGAGGACCGCATCGTCGCGAGCGCGTTCAGCGACGGCCCCGTCCCCGAGGCCTACGCCGACGCCGCGGACGACGTCGAGGTGCTCTCCGACAAGGTGCCGTCGCAGGAGGCCACCCTCGCCCTCGAGCCCGACCTCGTCTTCGCCGGCTGGGAATCGAACCTCAGCGCCGAGGGCGCCGGCGAGCGCGACGGCCTCGCCGCCCTCGGCGTCGCGACCTACGTCGCGCCGGCCGCGTGCAAGGACCCGGCGTACATGCCCGACCCGCTGACGTTCGACACCGTGTTCGACGGCTTCGAGGAGGCGGGCGCGATCTTCGGCGTCCCCGACGCCGCGACCGCGCTCGTCGACGAGCAGCGCGCGGCGCTCGACGCCATCGAGCCTTCCGTCAGCGGGCTCACCGCGCTCTGGTACAGCTCCGGCGACGACACGCCGTACGTCGGGGCGGGCATCGGCGCACCCCAGATGATCATGGCGGCCGCCGGACTCGACAACATCGCCGCCGACGTGCACGACACCTGGACGTCGATGAGCTGGGAGGCCATCGTCGCCGCCGAGCCCGACGTCATCGTCCTCGTCGACGCCCCGTGGAACACCGCGCAGTCGAAGATCGCCCAGCTCGAGTCGAACCCCGCCACCGCCGCCCTGCCCGCCGTCGCCGAGCAGCGGTACGCGATCGTCGACTTCCCGTCGACCGAGGCGGGCGTCCGCAACGTCGACGCGGTGGCATCCGTCGTCGGCCAGGTCGAGGAGCTCGACCTGCGATGA